One Streptomyces sp. P9-A2 DNA window includes the following coding sequences:
- a CDS encoding alpha/beta fold hydrolase produces MTARAGHAPALDPAPRSAVLERLMPGYPAPRHWRRVPVTGQHYLDLGSGQPVLFLHGNPSWSYVWRKLLHRLSPHARCLAPDLPGFGLSRHLRPADGVPDPYEAQLENLDILHRHLVRDEGLPERGWTFVLHDWGGPLGAAWALRNPGVVARLVVCNTVAFPFPDGFRLPFHLRWIRDHRPAAAFVHATNAFARTAVRAGVHRPLLPAERRALLRPTARRAERRAVTDAVRAIPRGPADPAWRLLEPPSGGAGLSELPLLVGWGMRDPVFTPAVLEEWARRYPHAGIHRFPDAGHFVMEDAAAELGDRIRDFLQGAP; encoded by the coding sequence GTGACCGCACGAGCCGGCCACGCCCCGGCCCTCGACCCGGCACCGCGCTCCGCCGTACTGGAACGGCTGATGCCGGGCTATCCCGCGCCCCGGCACTGGCGGCGGGTGCCGGTCACCGGACAGCACTACCTCGACCTCGGCTCCGGGCAGCCGGTGCTGTTCCTGCACGGCAACCCGTCGTGGAGCTACGTCTGGCGCAAGCTGCTGCACCGGCTCTCCCCGCACGCCCGCTGCCTGGCACCCGACCTGCCGGGCTTCGGGCTGTCCCGGCACCTGCGGCCGGCGGACGGGGTCCCCGACCCCTACGAGGCCCAGCTGGAGAACCTGGACATCCTCCACCGCCACCTGGTGCGGGACGAGGGACTGCCCGAGCGGGGCTGGACGTTCGTCCTGCACGACTGGGGCGGTCCGCTCGGCGCCGCCTGGGCCCTGCGGAACCCGGGCGTGGTGGCCCGGCTGGTCGTCTGCAACACCGTGGCCTTCCCCTTCCCGGACGGCTTCCGGCTGCCGTTCCACCTGCGCTGGATCCGCGACCACCGGCCGGCCGCCGCATTCGTCCACGCCACCAACGCGTTCGCCCGTACCGCCGTGCGCGCCGGAGTCCACCGCCCGCTGCTCCCGGCCGAGCGCCGGGCCCTTCTCCGGCCGACCGCCCGCCGCGCCGAGCGCCGGGCGGTCACCGACGCCGTCCGCGCGATCCCCCGCGGACCCGCGGACCCCGCGTGGCGGCTGCTCGAACCTCCCAGTGGCGGGGCCGGCCTGTCGGAACTGCCCCTGCTCGTCGGCTGGGGCATGCGCGATCCCGTCTTCACCCCGGCCGTACTGGAGGAATGGGCCCGCCGGTACCCCCATGCCGGCATTCACCGCTTCCCCGACGCCGGGCACTTCGTGATGGAGGACGCCGCGGCCGAACTGGGCGACCGTATCCGTGACTTCCTCCAGGGGGCACCGTGA
- a CDS encoding 3-oxoacyl-ACP synthase III family protein produces the protein MPEALRARIAAVSAHLPSRYRTLDEIRVKITETGGYAPPPGLLEDLTGVRGVHVHEDGENASDLAVAAARSALGEAGLKIGDVGLLLFASTSQDLVEPATAHLVATKLGASCPVFDVKNACNSFLNAMEVAASFIETGRYRTVLIACGEPSTLATRWHAPDREDLLRALPGYTASDAGAAMVLTAGPAGEDDPGILALRFVSNSAAWEACTVAGGGSMHHLSVHDDHTTLRLNGDLRQGALDVLPRILDTAGEELEAARAGAFAFIAFHQIAMPQYREVIDLFSLPEDRCLPAVAEHGNCAAASLPLQLVKAREADRIESGDLVAMIGLASGFSFGLALVRW, from the coding sequence GTGCCCGAAGCCCTCCGTGCCCGCATCGCCGCCGTTTCCGCTCATCTGCCGTCCCGTTACCGGACCTTGGACGAGATCCGCGTCAAGATCACCGAGACCGGTGGGTACGCCCCGCCGCCCGGTCTGCTGGAGGATCTCACCGGTGTGCGCGGGGTCCATGTGCACGAGGACGGCGAGAACGCCTCCGACCTCGCCGTGGCGGCCGCCCGCAGCGCGCTCGGCGAGGCCGGCCTGAAGATCGGCGACGTCGGTCTGCTGCTGTTCGCCTCGACCTCGCAGGATCTGGTCGAACCCGCCACGGCCCACCTCGTGGCCACCAAACTGGGCGCCTCCTGCCCGGTGTTCGACGTCAAGAACGCCTGCAACAGCTTTCTCAACGCCATGGAGGTGGCCGCGTCGTTCATCGAGACCGGCCGCTACCGCACGGTTCTCATCGCCTGCGGTGAGCCCTCCACCCTGGCCACCCGCTGGCACGCCCCCGACCGGGAGGATCTGCTGCGGGCCCTGCCCGGCTACACCGCCTCCGACGCCGGTGCCGCGATGGTGCTCACCGCCGGCCCCGCGGGTGAGGACGATCCGGGCATCCTGGCCCTGCGGTTCGTCAGCAACTCCGCCGCCTGGGAAGCCTGCACCGTGGCCGGTGGAGGCAGCATGCACCACCTCTCCGTCCACGACGACCACACCACCCTGCGCCTGAACGGGGACCTGCGTCAGGGTGCCCTCGACGTACTCCCCCGCATCCTGGACACCGCCGGGGAGGAACTCGAAGCGGCGCGCGCCGGCGCCTTCGCCTTCATCGCCTTCCACCAGATCGCCATGCCGCAGTACCGCGAGGTGATCGACTTGTTCTCCCTCCCCGAGGACCGGTGCCTGCCCGCGGTGGCCGAGCACGGGAACTGCGCGGCGGCCTCCCTCCCCCTGCAACTGGTCAAGGCACGGGAGGCCGACCGCATCGAGAGCGGGGACCTGGTGGCGATGATCGGCCTGGCCAGTGGTTTCAGCTTCGGCCTGGCTCTCGTCCGGTGGTGA
- a CDS encoding SDR family NAD(P)-dependent oxidoreductase codes for MQQLERAVAVVGVGCRLPGGITDLDGLWSVLRDGRDMVGEMPADRLPRDRTVDPGTVRPGRSYTAAGGFLTDVASFDAAYFGMSPAEARHIDPQQRLLLEMAAEALDDAALPAESLAGSDTCVYVGVSDPGYGVNLSMMQDHTSPHTMPGATLSITANRLSYAFDLRGPSMAVDTACSSALVALDRACRTLREGVGRVALAGGINVLSNPYSFAGFSYAGMLSRRGRCAAFSADADGFVRAEGGAVLVLKRLTDAVADGDRVHAVLAATGNNTDGRSTGMIVPSAETQEALLHTVYAEAGIDADDLVYVEAHGTGTQVGDPAEAEAIGRALGRRRRGAPLPIGSVKSNLGHLEPASGMAGLLKAILVLRHRLVPASLHALPLNPRIDFDGLGLAPAVDPVPLDPGERAAVGVSAFGFGGANAHAVVTPPPAPRQPEPRPVPDGRPLPLVVSARSAKALKQMTTRMAERLRDTRPDEFYDLAHTSTVRRTAHPHRAAVLAADPQDAARQLDRLTAGEPARGATVRTGGRDGTAFVFSGNASQWPGMAADLLSGEPAFRRAVEEADAALAPHLGWSVGKELARPSPRKWQRTEVAQPALFAVQVGLTALLASYGVRPDAVTGHSVGEVAAAHAAGALTLEQAALVIAERSRTQGATAGRGRMAAVGLPEDRAREELLRHDGALEIAGINSESDVTVAGDADALAAWGTELTGRGVFFRELDLDYAFHSRAMDPIREPLLAALDGLEPAPARIPFVSTVTGTPLNGPELDAEYWWRNIRERVRFAEAAAHLAAEHAGVLVEIGPHPVLRPYLRRTGATCVATLHRDGDGPRETAAAAAAVLAAGTATDWRHHFPRPGRVVDLPAYAWQHERHWHGTAQDLVAHTSGSGLLDHPLVGERMPAPHPVWHGTVEPQLVPWLGDHRIGDDVLMPAAAYVEMALSAGRRAMDRPVEVRHLEIGRPLSVPWPDPTPVALQTAVTPDDGALTISVREEHGGECRPVVRAQVRTLLGTAPDPLDVDALRARCDRSVDGPDFYRTCHGIGLNCGPDFQLIDRIDAGDGEVLLSYRLEHTADAYTAHPVLLDAPLQATVALAGAEAESAAFLPTVFGAVRVWRTPAPTGVVHLRRRSRSAHEMCWDITYADTDGTVTVEIDGCRTRRGHMSRRTPLTVQRTVLRAAPHRAAPAPPSPLPAPTEVARAAEPRIAAARATLDDSGHRRFTAAAEQAGAHCWAETLRGLLTDPAAPFSMSDLVTGGLQPRHRRLARLMLPLLTEHGLARPTGETWRLTGADMCAEARLRALVEDHPAYGAETLLLNRHLRRLPDVVRGRADARELLPAGDSAHEQLHETGPAHRFAHRTVQALLGDIVARWPADRPLRVLEFGATTTALTAAALPVLPADRTRYTCAATTGGGLTRAEHRFAAHDFVDHRVLDPDADLTGQGLPRGGFDLVLAGDALHATTDLAATLRRLHTVLAPGGHLLATEPHHAGLQALLSGTLNDFWERGDHGLRPACRILPRDRWAPLLRQCGFSGVAQTGPEDRSVLLAAADHDPGPDAEPPRTVPGAAWVIAVEDDTETATARALAAHLGKATVVTAPDEATAWHGTLPTDSDPHVVLLLAEPGPHDTVTRTTRRAALLRSLAAACDGLKGGTSPRVWLVTRPTGLFPAPERPSHPVDAAVWAACRTLANERPDLRLRRLSCHRTTDASTDARRLAGELLTPDDDPNAQEDEIVLTARGRFVPRHLQHPADEPPAVPAGTPYILEARDPGLRRRLIWRQTDLREPGPGEVALEMRAVALNYRDPMRANGLLPPEAVENSPLGRGLGTDGAGIVRAVGPGVRDLKPGDRVCGLVPAALASHATTSASAVVRIPDGLGFTEAATFPVAFLTVHRTLVDQARLGRGETVLVHGGAGAVGLAVLQCARRQGARVIATAGTETKRDLLRTLGAEHVLDSRGLDFVPRVRELTGGRGVDVLVNSLSGEAIAQGLDLLRPNGRFIELGKRDIFLNNPITLRPFDRSLTFIGFNLDAVVDCPELGPRLLADFEAEAASGTYRPLPHTVHPAARVEEAFHLLQHSRHTGKVVVTFDPLDEPVPVEPAPGTLRLDGEGTYLITGGPSGLGAATARLLADRGARHLALLSRSGPDAPEAPALLRELADRGVHATAHAADVTDEAALRRVIDAVDATGHPLRGVVHAAMHMDDAVLADLTEDRFAAVLAPKAAGAALLDRLTADRDLDLFLTYSSVSACIGNPGQAAYAAANAYLEALTRARRDAGRTGTALAWGPVGETGYVARSGMGPAMTGRGLELLSPAEVLTTADRLSAAGADVAGAGRYRWGAARHLLPALATPRFAPLAPESSAVSPDARNELLSTLADLSADEAVHKITETVAQLLAGVLQTDPADLDPTLNVTDFGLDSLLGMQFLVRARDLFDIRLGPADLATGRTLTHFARLVHQRLGPGTGEQE; via the coding sequence ATGCAGCAGCTTGAACGGGCCGTGGCGGTGGTGGGCGTGGGCTGCCGGCTCCCCGGAGGCATCACGGACCTGGACGGGCTGTGGTCCGTACTGCGCGACGGACGGGACATGGTCGGTGAGATGCCCGCCGACCGGCTGCCCCGGGACCGGACGGTCGATCCGGGGACCGTACGGCCCGGCCGCAGCTACACCGCCGCCGGCGGCTTCCTGACGGACGTCGCCTCGTTCGACGCCGCCTACTTCGGCATGTCACCGGCGGAGGCCCGGCACATCGACCCGCAGCAGCGGCTGCTGCTGGAGATGGCCGCCGAGGCACTGGACGACGCCGCCCTTCCCGCCGAGTCGCTGGCCGGGTCGGACACCTGCGTGTACGTGGGCGTCTCCGACCCCGGCTACGGCGTGAACCTGTCGATGATGCAGGACCACACGAGCCCGCACACCATGCCCGGCGCCACCCTGTCCATCACGGCGAACCGGCTGTCGTACGCCTTCGACCTGCGCGGGCCGAGCATGGCCGTCGACACGGCCTGCTCCTCCGCCCTGGTCGCCCTGGACCGGGCCTGCCGCACCCTGCGCGAGGGCGTCGGCCGCGTCGCCCTGGCCGGCGGCATCAACGTGCTGTCCAACCCCTACTCCTTCGCCGGGTTCTCCTACGCGGGCATGCTGTCCCGGCGCGGGCGCTGCGCGGCGTTCTCCGCCGACGCCGACGGCTTCGTCCGCGCCGAGGGCGGCGCGGTGCTCGTCCTCAAGCGCCTCACGGACGCGGTGGCGGACGGCGACCGCGTCCACGCCGTGCTGGCCGCCACCGGCAACAACACCGACGGCCGCAGCACCGGCATGATCGTGCCCAGCGCCGAGACCCAGGAGGCGCTGCTGCACACGGTCTACGCGGAGGCCGGGATCGACGCGGACGACCTGGTCTACGTCGAGGCCCACGGCACCGGCACCCAGGTCGGGGACCCGGCGGAGGCCGAGGCCATCGGCCGGGCGCTGGGCCGGCGCCGCCGCGGCGCCCCGCTGCCGATCGGCTCGGTGAAGTCGAACCTCGGCCACCTGGAGCCCGCCTCCGGAATGGCCGGCCTGCTCAAGGCCATCCTGGTGCTGCGCCACCGGCTGGTCCCGGCGTCCCTGCACGCCCTTCCCCTCAACCCCCGGATCGACTTCGACGGCCTGGGACTGGCCCCCGCCGTCGACCCCGTCCCGCTGGACCCGGGGGAGCGGGCCGCCGTGGGAGTGAGCGCCTTCGGCTTCGGCGGAGCCAACGCCCACGCCGTCGTCACCCCGCCCCCCGCCCCCCGGCAGCCCGAGCCGCGGCCGGTGCCGGACGGGCGCCCGCTGCCCCTGGTCGTCTCCGCGCGGTCGGCCAAGGCGCTGAAGCAGATGACCACCCGCATGGCGGAGCGGCTGCGGGACACGCGACCCGACGAGTTCTACGACCTGGCCCACACCAGCACCGTGCGGCGCACCGCGCATCCGCACCGCGCCGCCGTACTGGCCGCCGACCCGCAGGACGCCGCCCGGCAGCTGGACCGGCTGACGGCAGGGGAGCCCGCCCGAGGGGCCACGGTGCGCACCGGCGGGCGGGACGGGACCGCGTTCGTGTTCTCCGGCAACGCCTCCCAGTGGCCGGGCATGGCCGCCGACCTGCTGTCGGGCGAACCGGCCTTCCGCCGGGCCGTCGAGGAGGCCGACGCGGCCCTGGCACCCCACCTGGGCTGGTCGGTGGGCAAGGAACTGGCCCGCCCGTCCCCCCGGAAGTGGCAGCGCACCGAGGTGGCCCAGCCGGCCCTGTTCGCCGTCCAGGTGGGGCTGACCGCACTGCTGGCCTCGTACGGGGTGCGGCCGGACGCGGTGACCGGGCACAGCGTCGGAGAGGTCGCCGCCGCCCACGCCGCCGGGGCCCTGACCCTGGAACAGGCGGCGCTGGTGATCGCCGAGCGCAGCCGCACCCAGGGCGCCACGGCGGGCCGGGGCCGCATGGCCGCCGTCGGCCTGCCCGAGGACCGGGCGCGCGAGGAACTGCTCCGCCACGACGGGGCACTGGAGATCGCGGGGATCAACAGCGAGAGCGACGTGACCGTCGCCGGTGACGCCGACGCGCTGGCGGCCTGGGGCACCGAACTGACCGGCCGCGGCGTCTTCTTCCGCGAACTGGACCTGGACTACGCCTTCCACAGCCGGGCCATGGACCCCATCAGGGAGCCGCTGCTCGCCGCACTCGACGGGCTCGAACCCGCCCCGGCCCGGATCCCGTTCGTCTCCACCGTCACCGGCACCCCGCTGAACGGGCCGGAACTCGACGCCGAGTACTGGTGGCGCAACATCCGCGAGCGCGTCCGGTTCGCCGAGGCCGCCGCCCACCTCGCCGCCGAGCACGCCGGCGTCCTGGTCGAGATCGGACCGCACCCGGTGCTGCGCCCCTATCTGCGTCGCACCGGAGCCACCTGCGTCGCCACCCTGCACCGCGACGGGGACGGCCCCCGCGAGACCGCGGCGGCCGCCGCCGCCGTACTCGCCGCCGGCACCGCGACCGACTGGCGGCACCACTTCCCCCGGCCGGGCCGGGTGGTCGACCTGCCCGCCTACGCGTGGCAGCACGAACGGCACTGGCACGGCACCGCGCAGGACCTGGTCGCGCACACCAGCGGCAGCGGCCTGCTGGACCACCCCCTGGTGGGCGAGCGGATGCCCGCCCCGCACCCCGTGTGGCACGGCACCGTCGAACCGCAACTGGTGCCCTGGCTGGGCGACCACAGAATCGGCGACGACGTTCTCATGCCGGCCGCCGCCTACGTGGAGATGGCACTGAGCGCCGGCCGGCGGGCCATGGACCGACCGGTCGAAGTACGGCACCTGGAGATCGGACGCCCGCTGTCCGTGCCGTGGCCGGACCCGACGCCGGTCGCCCTGCAGACCGCGGTCACCCCCGACGACGGCGCCCTGACCATCAGCGTCCGCGAGGAACACGGCGGGGAGTGCCGGCCCGTCGTACGCGCCCAGGTCCGCACCCTGCTCGGCACGGCACCGGACCCGCTCGACGTCGACGCGCTCCGGGCACGCTGCGACCGGAGCGTCGACGGCCCGGACTTCTACCGGACGTGCCACGGCATCGGCCTGAACTGCGGACCGGACTTCCAGCTCATCGACCGCATCGACGCCGGCGACGGCGAGGTGCTGCTCTCCTACCGGCTGGAGCACACCGCCGACGCCTACACCGCCCACCCGGTCCTGCTCGACGCGCCGCTGCAGGCCACCGTGGCCCTCGCCGGGGCGGAGGCGGAATCCGCCGCGTTCCTGCCGACCGTGTTCGGGGCCGTACGCGTGTGGCGCACCCCCGCGCCCACCGGCGTCGTGCACCTGCGCCGGCGCAGCCGCAGCGCCCACGAGATGTGCTGGGACATCACCTACGCCGACACGGACGGCACGGTCACCGTCGAGATCGACGGCTGCCGCACCCGCCGCGGCCACATGAGCCGGCGCACCCCGCTGACCGTCCAGCGCACCGTGCTCCGGGCCGCCCCCCACCGGGCGGCCCCCGCCCCGCCCTCTCCGCTTCCCGCGCCCACCGAGGTCGCGCGCGCGGCCGAGCCGCGGATCGCCGCCGCACGCGCCACCCTGGACGACAGCGGCCACCGCCGGTTCACCGCCGCCGCCGAACAGGCCGGAGCCCACTGCTGGGCCGAGACGCTGCGCGGTCTCCTCACCGACCCCGCGGCCCCGTTCTCGATGAGCGACCTGGTGACCGGGGGCCTGCAGCCCCGGCACCGGCGGCTCGCACGGCTGATGCTGCCCCTGCTGACCGAACACGGCCTCGCCCGGCCGACCGGGGAGACCTGGCGGCTGACCGGCGCCGACATGTGCGCCGAGGCGCGCTTGCGCGCCCTGGTGGAGGACCATCCCGCGTACGGCGCCGAGACGCTGCTCCTCAACCGGCACCTGCGCCGGCTGCCCGACGTGGTGCGAGGACGCGCCGACGCGCGCGAACTCCTGCCGGCCGGGGACAGCGCCCACGAGCAACTCCACGAGACCGGCCCGGCCCACCGCTTCGCCCACCGCACCGTGCAAGCGCTGCTCGGCGACATCGTCGCCCGCTGGCCCGCCGACCGTCCGCTGCGGGTCCTGGAATTCGGCGCGACCACCACCGCCCTGACGGCCGCGGCCCTGCCCGTACTGCCGGCCGACCGGACCCGCTACACCTGCGCCGCCACCACCGGCGGCGGTCTCACCCGCGCCGAACACCGTTTCGCCGCCCACGACTTCGTCGACCACCGCGTCCTGGACCCGGACGCCGACCTGACCGGCCAGGGCCTGCCGCGAGGCGGCTTCGACCTCGTCCTCGCGGGCGACGCCCTGCACGCCACCACCGACCTGGCCGCCACCCTGCGCCGACTGCACACCGTGCTGGCCCCCGGCGGACACCTGCTGGCCACCGAACCGCACCACGCCGGGCTCCAGGCCCTGCTGTCCGGCACGCTGAACGACTTCTGGGAGCGCGGCGACCACGGCCTGCGCCCGGCGTGCCGCATCCTCCCCCGCGACCGGTGGGCGCCGCTGCTGCGGCAGTGCGGCTTCTCCGGTGTGGCGCAGACCGGGCCCGAGGACCGCTCCGTCCTCCTCGCCGCCGCGGACCACGACCCCGGGCCGGACGCCGAACCCCCGCGGACGGTTCCCGGCGCCGCCTGGGTGATCGCCGTCGAGGACGACACCGAGACGGCGACCGCACGCGCACTGGCCGCCCACCTCGGGAAGGCCACCGTCGTCACCGCGCCCGACGAGGCCACCGCCTGGCACGGGACGCTGCCCACGGACTCCGATCCGCATGTCGTCCTGCTGCTCGCCGAACCCGGCCCGCACGACACCGTCACGCGGACCACCCGCCGGGCGGCCCTCCTGCGCTCCCTCGCCGCCGCCTGCGACGGCCTGAAGGGCGGTACGAGCCCCCGGGTCTGGCTCGTCACCCGCCCGACCGGCCTCTTTCCCGCCCCGGAGCGGCCGTCCCACCCGGTCGACGCGGCCGTCTGGGCGGCCTGCCGCACCCTCGCCAACGAGCGTCCCGACCTGCGCCTGCGACGCCTGTCGTGCCACCGCACCACGGACGCCAGCACCGACGCCCGCCGCCTGGCCGGAGAACTCCTCACCCCCGACGACGACCCGAACGCCCAGGAGGACGAGATCGTCCTGACCGCCCGGGGCCGGTTCGTCCCCCGGCACCTCCAGCACCCGGCGGACGAACCGCCCGCTGTCCCCGCCGGCACGCCGTACATCCTCGAAGCCCGCGACCCCGGCCTGCGCCGGCGGCTGATCTGGCGGCAGACGGACCTGCGCGAACCCGGGCCGGGCGAGGTGGCCCTCGAGATGCGGGCCGTGGCCCTGAACTACCGCGACCCCATGCGGGCCAACGGCCTGCTGCCGCCCGAGGCGGTGGAGAACAGCCCGCTCGGCCGCGGACTGGGCACCGACGGCGCCGGCATCGTGCGCGCCGTGGGACCGGGCGTACGGGACCTGAAGCCCGGCGACCGGGTGTGCGGCCTGGTGCCCGCCGCCCTCGCGTCCCACGCGACGACCTCCGCCTCCGCCGTCGTCCGCATCCCCGACGGGCTGGGCTTCACGGAAGCGGCGACCTTCCCCGTCGCCTTCCTGACCGTCCACCGGACCCTGGTCGACCAGGCCCGCCTCGGTCGCGGGGAGACCGTGCTCGTGCACGGCGGAGCCGGGGCGGTGGGCCTGGCCGTCCTGCAGTGCGCCCGCCGTCAGGGCGCCCGCGTCATCGCCACCGCCGGCACGGAGACCAAACGGGACCTGCTGCGCACACTCGGAGCCGAGCACGTGCTCGACTCCCGCGGCCTGGACTTCGTCCCCCGGGTACGGGAGCTGACCGGCGGCCGGGGTGTGGACGTCCTGGTGAACTCCCTCAGCGGTGAGGCCATCGCCCAGGGCCTCGACCTGCTGCGCCCCAACGGCCGCTTCATCGAGCTCGGCAAGAGGGACATCTTCCTCAACAACCCGATCACGCTGCGCCCGTTCGACCGCAGCCTCACCTTCATCGGCTTCAACCTCGACGCCGTCGTCGACTGCCCGGAACTGGGACCCCGTCTCCTCGCGGACTTCGAGGCGGAGGCCGCCTCCGGCACCTACCGGCCGCTGCCCCACACGGTCCACCCCGCCGCCCGGGTCGAGGAGGCCTTCCACCTCCTGCAGCACTCCCGGCACACCGGCAAGGTCGTCGTCACCTTCGACCCCCTGGACGAACCCGTCCCCGTGGAGCCCGCACCCGGCACCCTGCGCCTCGACGGCGAGGGCACCTACCTGATCACCGGCGGACCGAGCGGACTCGGCGCCGCCACCGCCCGCCTGCTGGCCGACCGCGGGGCCCGGCACCTGGCCCTGCTCTCCCGCAGCGGACCCGACGCCCCCGAGGCGCCCGCCCTGCTCCGGGAACTCGCCGACCGCGGAGTGCACGCCACCGCCCACGCCGCCGACGTCACCGACGAAGCCGCGCTGCGCCGGGTCATCGACGCCGTGGACGCCACCGGGCACCCCCTGCGCGGCGTGGTGCACGCGGCGATGCACATGGACGACGCGGTGCTGGCCGACCTCACCGAAGACCGGTTCGCCGCCGTACTGGCACCCAAGGCGGCGGGCGCGGCCCTGCTGGACCGCCTCACCGCCGACCGTGACCTGGACCTGTTCCTCACCTACTCGTCCGTCTCCGCCTGCATCGGCAACCCGGGGCAGGCCGCCTACGCGGCGGCCAACGCCTACCTGGAAGCCCTCACCCGGGCCCGGCGCGACGCCGGCCGGACGGGGACGGCACTGGCCTGGGGACCGGTCGGTGAAACCGGTTATGTCGCCCGCAGCGGCATGGGCCCCGCCATGACCGGACGCGGTCTCGAGCTGCTCAGCCCCGCCGAGGTCCTGACCACCGCCGACCGGCTGTCGGCCGCCGGCGCCGATGTCGCCGGAGCGGGCCGCTACCGCTGGGGAGCCGCACGCCATCTGCTGCCCGCCCTGGCCACCCCCCGGTTCGCCCCGCTGGCCCCGGAGTCCTCCGCGGTCTCCCCGGACGCCCGCAACGAACTCCTGAGCACGCTGGCGGACCTCTCGGCGGACGAGGCGGTGCACAAGATCACCGAGACGGTCGCGCAGCTCCTCGCGGGTGTCCTGCAGACCGATCCGGCCGACCTGGACCCCACGCTCAACGTCACCGACTTCGGGCTGGACTCGCTGCTGGGGATGCAGTTCCTGGTCCGGGCGAGGGATCTCTTCGACATCCGTCTCGGACCGGCCGACCTGGCCACCGGACGCACCCTGACCCATTTCGCCCGCCTGGTCCACCAGCGACTGGGACCGGGTACCGGCGAGCAGGAGTAG
- a CDS encoding NTP pyrophosphohydrolase, translating to MNDTVAPLVVVDAANVVGSVPDGWWRDRRGATERLRDRLASDGLPGRSGPVEIVLVVEGAARGVESVPGVRVESAPGSGDDHMVALVAGVGADDRPVLVVTADRELRRRVTALGADVAGPRSVPR from the coding sequence ATGAACGACACCGTCGCCCCGCTCGTGGTCGTCGACGCCGCGAACGTCGTCGGGTCGGTGCCCGACGGCTGGTGGCGGGACCGGCGCGGCGCCACCGAACGTCTGCGGGACCGCCTGGCGTCGGACGGTCTGCCGGGCCGGTCCGGACCGGTGGAGATCGTTCTGGTCGTCGAGGGCGCGGCCCGCGGGGTGGAGTCGGTGCCGGGCGTCCGGGTGGAGTCCGCCCCGGGCAGCGGCGACGACCACATGGTCGCCCTGGTGGCCGGTGTCGGCGCCGACGACCGCCCCGTCCTGGTCGTCACGGCCGACCGCGAACTGCGCCGCAGGGTGACGGCCCTGGGAGCCGACGTCGCCGGACCGCGGTCCGTGCCCCGCTGA